A single region of the Agromyces sp. Leaf222 genome encodes:
- a CDS encoding 1-phosphofructokinase family hexose kinase: MILAITPNPALDLTWHVDRLLPGETHRVEAGASRAGGKGVNVARVLHEQGIAVLALSTAGGPTGSEFAADLIATGVPHRLVAVEGATRRSVAIVDTDAAHTAVLNEHGSPLTPDEAAALDAAALEWASRVGARTASAPASASAPASSSDVRDVDVVVIAGSLPPGYTPERLGALVTALNRAGLRVIVDTSGPGLLEAARAGAYALKPNGEELAAATGLGDPVDGARMLLDLGATLVVVSLGGDGLMLVSRAEHGEPVRARLPRVLRGNATGAGDAAVAAMAAALAEPIALDEDTPSATAARRRLVRRAVAWSASAVLAPLAGSLSPEHHALEREVIVDGPPPDPHEHTDRTRSTGDSENPDHADPTEDPA; encoded by the coding sequence ATGATCCTCGCGATCACCCCGAATCCGGCCCTCGACCTGACCTGGCACGTCGACCGGCTCCTTCCGGGCGAGACGCATCGCGTCGAGGCGGGTGCGTCCCGGGCGGGCGGCAAGGGCGTCAACGTCGCCAGGGTGCTGCACGAACAGGGCATCGCAGTGCTGGCGCTCTCGACCGCGGGCGGCCCGACCGGCTCGGAGTTCGCCGCAGACCTCATCGCCACCGGGGTCCCCCATCGTCTCGTGGCCGTCGAAGGCGCGACCCGCCGCAGCGTCGCCATCGTCGACACGGATGCCGCCCACACCGCCGTGCTCAACGAGCACGGGTCACCGCTCACGCCCGACGAGGCGGCAGCGCTCGACGCGGCCGCCCTGGAGTGGGCCTCCCGCGTCGGGGCGCGCACCGCATCCGCACCGGCCTCCGCATCAGCACCGGCATCTTCGTCCGACGTGCGCGACGTCGACGTCGTCGTGATCGCGGGCAGCCTGCCGCCCGGGTACACGCCCGAGCGGCTCGGCGCCCTCGTGACCGCGCTGAATCGCGCAGGGCTTCGTGTGATCGTCGACACGAGCGGCCCCGGCCTGCTCGAGGCGGCACGCGCCGGCGCCTACGCGCTGAAGCCGAACGGCGAGGAGCTTGCGGCGGCCACCGGGCTCGGCGACCCCGTCGACGGCGCCCGCATGCTCCTCGACCTCGGTGCGACGCTCGTCGTCGTTTCGCTCGGCGGCGACGGGCTCATGCTCGTGAGCCGGGCCGAGCACGGCGAGCCCGTTCGCGCCCGCCTGCCGCGGGTGCTCCGCGGCAATGCGACGGGGGCGGGCGACGCGGCCGTCGCCGCGATGGCCGCCGCACTGGCCGAGCCCATCGCCCTCGACGAAGACACCCCTTCGGCGACGGCGGCCCGCCGACGGCTCGTGCGACGGGCCGTCGCCTGGTCGGCATCCGCGGTGCTCGCACCGCTCGCCGGGTCGTTGTCGCCCGAGCACCACGCGCTCGAACGCGAGGTCATCGTCGACGGCCCGCCGCCCGACCCGCACGAGCACACGGACCGCACCCGCAGCACCGGCGACTCCGAGAACCCCGACCACGCCGACCCCACCGAGGACCCCGCATGA
- a CDS encoding carbohydrate ABC transporter permease, giving the protein MAVTAPAFETIGPPAASARKRRYTEDQIPIGRVLLRMLAGLVVLAIFILPYTIMFFGSVKTKSQIRSVDPTYFPQEWHWENYLTMWSTPETPLVQNLISTIVIAVFATLLVLLVALPAAYYTARFLFPGRMVFLFLVIVTQMLQPAVLTSGLFRQFVTLDLVDTWAAMILINAAFNLSFAVWIMHSFFAGIPKEVDEAAQIDGAGRLTVLFRIQLPLVWPGIVTAIVFTFVACWNEFAASLVILSTAGNQPLSVALTKFVGQYETSWHYVFGVSVVAIIPVVILFMIIEKRLVGGLTAGSVK; this is encoded by the coding sequence GTGGCCGTCACCGCCCCCGCCTTCGAGACGATCGGCCCGCCTGCGGCATCCGCTCGCAAGCGTCGCTACACCGAGGACCAGATCCCGATCGGCCGTGTGCTGCTGCGCATGCTCGCCGGCCTGGTCGTGCTCGCGATCTTCATCCTCCCGTACACGATCATGTTCTTCGGGTCGGTCAAGACGAAGTCGCAGATCCGCTCGGTCGACCCGACCTACTTCCCCCAGGAATGGCACTGGGAGAACTACCTCACCATGTGGTCGACACCCGAGACGCCCCTCGTGCAGAACCTCATCTCGACGATCGTGATCGCGGTGTTCGCCACGCTGCTCGTGCTGCTCGTGGCCCTGCCCGCGGCGTACTACACGGCGAGGTTCCTCTTCCCGGGGCGCATGGTGTTCCTCTTCCTCGTGATCGTCACGCAGATGCTGCAGCCCGCCGTGCTCACGTCGGGGCTCTTCCGCCAGTTCGTCACGCTCGACCTCGTCGACACCTGGGCGGCGATGATCCTCATCAACGCCGCGTTCAACCTGTCGTTCGCCGTGTGGATCATGCACTCCTTCTTCGCGGGCATCCCGAAGGAGGTCGATGAGGCCGCGCAGATCGACGGCGCCGGGCGCCTGACCGTGCTGTTCCGCATCCAGCTGCCGCTCGTGTGGCCCGGCATCGTGACCGCGATCGTGTTCACGTTCGTCGCCTGCTGGAACGAGTTCGCCGCCTCGCTCGTGATCCTCTCGACCGCCGGCAACCAGCCGCTCTCGGTCGCGCTCACGAAGTTCGTCGGCCAGTACGAGACCAGCTGGCACTACGTCTTCGGCGTCTCGGTCGTGGCGATCATCCCGGTCGTGATCCTGTTCATGATCATCGAGAAGCGCCTCGTCGGCGGCCTCACGGCGGGCAGCGTCAAGTAG
- a CDS encoding ROK family protein, whose product MSADDRSPAHGSPVDGAAVPGPPATGRPVLGPGAAVLAFDVGGTDTKSALVDRDGRVVGLRRTATPIDPSDPAGSVVDSLAELARTHLAEQPGLEAVTVGLSVPGIVDEVTGVGVFASNFGWRDAPIRDLGERAFGLPVAFGHDVRAAGDAEHRLGAARGYHDVIVLAIGTGIAGSIVLDGRPLAGGGFAGEIGHSLADPHGERCACGAIGCLETIASAGAIARRYAAASGVPVVGAREVLAAAAAGDAVAAGIWNDALDALADSLARLTATIAPQAVVIGGGLSQAGADLFDPLRERLDARLSFHRRPELIRALLGDDAGLLGTALAARDLAAGTTHAGTA is encoded by the coding sequence ATGTCCGCCGACGACCGATCCCCCGCACACGGCTCCCCCGTCGACGGCGCCGCGGTGCCGGGTCCGCCCGCGACCGGCCGACCCGTGCTCGGCCCCGGCGCGGCGGTGCTCGCCTTCGACGTCGGCGGCACCGACACGAAGTCGGCCCTGGTCGATCGCGACGGCCGGGTCGTCGGGCTGCGCCGCACGGCGACCCCGATCGATCCGTCCGACCCGGCGGGCTCGGTCGTCGACTCGCTCGCCGAGCTCGCGAGAACGCACCTCGCCGAGCAGCCGGGCCTCGAAGCGGTCACCGTGGGCCTCAGCGTTCCCGGCATCGTCGACGAGGTCACCGGCGTCGGCGTCTTCGCCTCGAACTTCGGATGGCGCGACGCGCCGATCCGCGACCTCGGCGAGCGCGCGTTCGGGCTGCCGGTCGCGTTCGGGCACGACGTGCGGGCCGCCGGCGACGCCGAGCATCGCCTCGGTGCCGCGCGGGGCTACCACGACGTCATCGTGCTCGCCATCGGCACGGGCATCGCCGGATCGATCGTGCTCGACGGTCGCCCGCTCGCCGGCGGCGGGTTCGCCGGCGAGATCGGGCACTCGCTGGCCGATCCCCACGGCGAGCGCTGCGCATGCGGCGCCATCGGATGCCTCGAGACCATCGCCTCGGCGGGCGCGATCGCTCGGCGCTACGCCGCGGCATCCGGTGTCCCGGTCGTGGGGGCCCGTGAGGTGCTTGCAGCCGCGGCAGCAGGCGACGCCGTCGCGGCGGGCATCTGGAACGACGCCCTCGACGCGCTGGCCGACTCGCTCGCCCGGCTCACGGCCACGATCGCGCCGCAGGCGGTCGTCATCGGCGGCGGGCTCTCGCAGGCCGGCGCGGACCTGTTCGATCCGTTGCGCGAGCGGCTCGACGCACGGCTGAGCTTCCATCGCCGCCCCGAGCTCATCCGCGCGCTCCTCGGCGACGACGCCGGGCTGCTCGGCACGGCACTCGCCGCCCGCGATCTCGCGGCCGGCACCACGCACGCGGGCACGGCATGA
- a CDS encoding class II fructose-bisphosphate aldolase codes for MTLAPTRRLLDEAVAARRGLGAFNVLHLETAEALVAAAEQTGLPVVLQLSENCVRFHGDLDPIARATLAVADASSAQVAVHLDHAEDPELALRAIDLGFGSVMYDGAKLPFEQNVATTRRVVAHAAASGVLVEAELGEIGGKDGAHAPGVRTDPDEAARFVAETGVGALAVAVGSSHAMTERVAAIDLDLIARLRDAVAVPLVLHGSSGVSDDLLVAGIRAGLVKVNVSTHLNAQFTGAIRAYLDAHPAAVDSRTYLAAGRDAIAREAARLLELFGSARKDPNG; via the coding sequence ATGACGCTCGCCCCCACTCGCCGCCTGCTCGACGAGGCCGTCGCCGCACGACGCGGACTCGGCGCCTTCAACGTGCTGCACCTCGAGACCGCCGAGGCGCTCGTGGCGGCGGCCGAGCAGACCGGCCTCCCGGTCGTGCTGCAGCTCTCCGAGAACTGCGTGAGATTCCACGGCGACCTCGACCCGATCGCGAGGGCGACGCTCGCCGTCGCCGACGCGTCGAGCGCGCAGGTGGCCGTGCACCTCGACCACGCCGAGGACCCGGAGCTGGCGCTGCGCGCGATCGACCTCGGCTTCGGCTCGGTCATGTACGACGGGGCGAAGCTGCCCTTCGAGCAGAACGTCGCCACCACGAGACGCGTCGTGGCGCATGCCGCGGCATCCGGCGTGCTCGTCGAGGCCGAGCTCGGCGAGATCGGCGGCAAGGACGGCGCCCACGCGCCCGGCGTGCGCACCGACCCCGACGAGGCCGCCCGTTTCGTCGCCGAGACCGGCGTCGGCGCCCTCGCCGTCGCCGTCGGCTCCTCGCACGCCATGACCGAGCGGGTCGCGGCCATCGACCTCGACCTCATCGCACGGTTGCGCGACGCCGTGGCCGTGCCGCTCGTGCTGCACGGGTCATCCGGCGTGTCCGACGACCTGCTCGTCGCCGGCATTCGCGCCGGGCTCGTCAAGGTCAACGTGTCGACGCACCTGAACGCGCAGTTCACCGGAGCGATCCGTGCCTACCTCGACGCGCACCCGGCAGCCGTAGACTCGCGGACGTACCTGGCCGCCGGGCGCGATGCCATCGCCCGCGAGGCGGCCCGCCTGCTCGAGCTCTTCGGATCCGCCCGAAAGGACCCCAACGGATGA
- the nagA gene encoding N-acetylglucosamine-6-phosphate deacetylase has product MSSGTTVIHSARLVRPSGIVDDAWVRFAGDRIAAVGTGAGWADDTGPDASELQVTDAAGRLLAPGFIDLHCHGAGGAAADEGVDAIERILSVHNQHGTTRSVLSLVTASIDDLVSQVQTIAAVSARDPRLLGSHLEGPFLDRGFRGAHDPTLLRTADAASVDRLLEAADGTLRQITIAPEHEGAAAAIARFVEADVRVAVGHTSADFDTALAAFDAGASLLTHAFNAMPAIHHRMPGPVVAAMHAQHVTLEVINDGVHVHPDVVRLAFAGAPGRIALITDAMAAAGSADGRYLLGSLEVDVVDGVARLAEGGSIAGSTLTLDVALQRAVAVSGLPIEIAVAALTEVPAAAIGRAHDLGRLEVGYAADAVLLADDLAVEGVWGAGTRLA; this is encoded by the coding sequence GTGAGCTCCGGCACGACCGTCATCCATTCCGCGCGCCTCGTGCGCCCCTCCGGCATCGTCGACGACGCCTGGGTGCGCTTCGCGGGTGACCGCATCGCCGCCGTCGGCACGGGCGCCGGCTGGGCCGACGACACCGGCCCCGACGCATCCGAGCTCCAGGTGACGGATGCCGCGGGGCGGCTGCTCGCGCCCGGGTTCATCGACCTGCACTGCCATGGTGCAGGCGGGGCCGCCGCCGACGAGGGCGTCGACGCGATCGAGCGCATCCTCTCGGTGCACAACCAGCACGGCACCACGCGCAGCGTGCTCTCGCTCGTGACGGCCTCGATCGACGACCTCGTGTCGCAGGTGCAGACCATCGCCGCGGTGAGCGCCCGCGACCCCCGCCTGCTCGGCTCGCACCTCGAGGGGCCGTTCCTCGATCGCGGGTTCCGCGGTGCGCACGACCCGACGCTGCTCAGGACGGCCGATGCGGCATCCGTCGACCGCCTGCTCGAAGCCGCCGACGGCACGCTCAGGCAGATCACGATCGCCCCGGAGCACGAGGGCGCCGCTGCGGCGATCGCCCGGTTCGTCGAGGCCGACGTGCGGGTCGCCGTCGGCCACACGAGTGCCGACTTCGACACCGCGCTCGCGGCCTTCGACGCCGGGGCATCGCTGCTCACGCATGCGTTCAACGCGATGCCGGCCATCCACCATCGGATGCCGGGGCCGGTCGTCGCGGCGATGCACGCGCAACACGTCACGCTCGAGGTGATCAACGACGGCGTGCACGTGCATCCCGACGTCGTACGGTTGGCGTTCGCCGGCGCTCCCGGCCGAATCGCGCTCATCACCGACGCGATGGCCGCCGCCGGCTCCGCCGACGGGCGATACCTCCTCGGGTCGCTCGAGGTCGACGTGGTCGACGGGGTCGCCAGGCTCGCCGAGGGCGGATCGATCGCCGGTTCCACGCTGACCCTCGACGTCGCCCTGCAGCGTGCGGTCGCCGTCAGCGGCCTGCCGATCGAGATCGCGGTCGCCGCGCTCACCGAGGTTCCGGCCGCCGCGATCGGGCGCGCGCACGACCTCGGCCGGCTCGAGGTCGGCTACG
- a CDS encoding SIS domain-containing protein: MAAELESQPQTWARAAALTDQQRALPAHGARIAVVGCGTSWFMAQSYAWLRESGGHGETDAFTASEAFVDRGYDAVVALTRSGTTTEVLQLVEHLRGRVRTIGVIGDPTSPLVGLVDEAITLPFADEQSVVQTRFATTALALFRASLGENLEGAITDAATAVAETLDPELVDAEQYSFLGQGWSVGLAHEAALKMREASQSWTESYPSMEYRHGPIAIAAPGRVTWQFGDAPVGLAGDVRATGARFEAGTLDPMAELVRAQRVALARARARGLDPDAPRNLTRSVILDA; the protein is encoded by the coding sequence ATGGCCGCGGAACTCGAATCGCAGCCCCAGACCTGGGCGCGAGCCGCGGCCCTCACCGACCAGCAGCGAGCCCTGCCGGCACACGGCGCACGCATCGCCGTCGTCGGCTGCGGCACCTCCTGGTTCATGGCCCAGTCCTACGCGTGGCTGCGCGAATCCGGCGGGCACGGCGAGACCGACGCGTTCACCGCATCCGAGGCGTTCGTCGATCGCGGCTACGACGCCGTGGTCGCCCTCACCCGGTCTGGCACGACCACCGAGGTGCTGCAGCTCGTCGAGCACCTCCGCGGGCGGGTGCGCACGATCGGCGTCATCGGCGACCCGACCTCGCCGCTGGTCGGCCTCGTCGACGAGGCGATCACGCTGCCGTTCGCCGACGAGCAGTCGGTCGTGCAGACCCGCTTCGCGACCACCGCGCTCGCGCTCTTCCGCGCCTCGCTCGGCGAGAACCTCGAGGGCGCGATCACGGATGCCGCGACGGCCGTCGCCGAGACCCTCGACCCCGAGCTCGTCGACGCCGAGCAGTACTCGTTCCTCGGCCAGGGCTGGTCGGTCGGCCTCGCGCACGAGGCGGCGCTGAAGATGCGCGAGGCATCGCAGTCGTGGACCGAGTCGTACCCGTCGATGGAGTACCGCCACGGTCCGATCGCGATCGCGGCACCCGGTCGCGTGACCTGGCAGTTCGGCGACGCACCCGTCGGGCTCGCGGGCGACGTGCGTGCGACGGGCGCCAGGTTCGAGGCCGGCACGCTCGACCCGATGGCCGAGCTCGTCCGTGCCCAGCGGGTCGCCCTCGCCAGGGCCCGCGCTCGCGGACTCGACCCCGACGCACCGCGCAACCTGACCCGTTCCGTCATCCTCGACGCCTGA
- a CDS encoding endonuclease domain-containing protein: MRDSLTRWLEAEGGIRHVQQALAAGFTKYSIRAAVAAGSVQRLRRVWLAGPDAPPLLRAAAAIGGRVACVTAAREHGLWVIDDDVPHFAVAHGASRFDAAGARIHWNAGPLGAHHLELVEPVVDALVHVAECRPLDHALATWESAMRQGTVDHRYLARLPLRHASARRVRDGASQLSLPVRQQVHLAGHAVDGLVGSSLVIQLDGYEFHRDAASRRRDLAHDRRLALLGFTVLRFDYRQVLYGWQEVELEIRSAVAIGLHGSLGERSSSDRTLLRRIRAESA, translated from the coding sequence ATGCGCGATTCGCTCACCCGATGGCTCGAGGCCGAAGGCGGCATCCGGCACGTCCAACAGGCCCTCGCCGCGGGGTTCACGAAGTACTCGATCCGCGCCGCGGTCGCCGCCGGGTCCGTTCAGCGACTCCGGCGCGTGTGGCTCGCCGGCCCCGACGCGCCGCCGCTGCTCCGCGCGGCAGCCGCGATCGGCGGACGTGTCGCGTGCGTCACAGCCGCACGGGAGCACGGCTTGTGGGTCATCGACGACGACGTGCCGCATTTCGCCGTCGCCCACGGCGCTTCGCGATTCGACGCCGCTGGCGCGCGCATCCACTGGAACGCCGGGCCGCTCGGAGCCCACCACCTCGAACTGGTGGAGCCGGTGGTGGATGCGCTGGTCCATGTCGCCGAGTGCCGGCCGCTCGATCACGCGCTCGCAACGTGGGAATCCGCCATGCGGCAAGGAACCGTCGACCACCGGTACCTCGCACGTCTCCCGCTCCGGCACGCCTCGGCGCGCCGGGTCCGCGACGGCGCCTCCCAACTCTCGCTGCCGGTGCGTCAGCAGGTGCACCTGGCAGGGCACGCGGTCGACGGACTCGTCGGGTCCAGCTTGGTCATCCAACTCGACGGCTACGAGTTCCACCGGGATGCCGCGAGTCGGCGCCGTGACCTCGCCCACGACCGCCGGCTCGCCCTGCTGGGGTTCACGGTGCTGCGGTTCGACTACCGGCAGGTGCTCTACGGCTGGCAGGAAGTCGAGCTCGAGATCCGATCGGCGGTGGCGATCGGCCTGCATGGCTCTTTGGGCGAACGCTCGTCAAGCGATCGCACGCTGCTCAGGCGCATCCGTGCGGAATCGGCCTGA
- a CDS encoding DeoR/GlpR family DNA-binding transcription regulator — MNRAERLSAVLDLLAENNQVEVEQIVDRLGVSPATARRDLDALAQQQLLTRTRGGAVAHSVAYDLPLRYKNQQNPDAKAAIARAASALVPRGAVIGLCGGTTSTAIADALMARADIMEPAPDPGLTVVTNALNIAMQLSVRPQIKTVVTGGVVHPRSYELVGSYVDAVLGNITLDLAFIGVNGIDPIVGPTSHDEREAAVNTLMASRATHAVIVADSSKIDKRAFAAIGPRRLFATVITDEGATPEQRQRLTEHGYDVIVAS, encoded by the coding sequence ATGAACCGTGCCGAGCGCCTCAGCGCAGTGCTCGACCTGCTCGCCGAGAACAACCAGGTCGAGGTCGAGCAGATCGTCGACCGGCTCGGCGTGTCGCCGGCCACCGCGCGGCGCGATCTCGACGCGCTCGCGCAGCAGCAACTGCTGACGCGCACGCGCGGCGGCGCGGTCGCCCACTCGGTCGCCTACGACCTGCCGCTGCGCTACAAGAACCAGCAGAACCCCGATGCGAAGGCGGCCATCGCGCGCGCCGCGAGCGCCCTCGTGCCGCGCGGTGCCGTGATCGGACTCTGCGGCGGCACGACCTCGACGGCGATCGCCGATGCGCTCATGGCGCGCGCCGACATCATGGAGCCGGCGCCCGACCCGGGCCTCACCGTCGTCACCAACGCGCTGAACATCGCCATGCAGCTCTCGGTGCGGCCGCAGATCAAGACCGTCGTCACCGGCGGCGTGGTGCACCCGCGCTCGTACGAGCTCGTGGGCTCCTACGTCGACGCCGTGCTCGGCAACATCACGCTCGACCTCGCGTTCATCGGGGTCAACGGCATCGACCCGATCGTCGGCCCGACGTCGCACGACGAGCGCGAGGCCGCGGTCAACACGCTCATGGCCTCGCGTGCCACGCACGCCGTGATCGTCGCGGACTCCTCGAAGATCGACAAGCGCGCGTTCGCCGCGATCGGCCCGCGCCGCCTGTTCGCGACCGTCATCACCGACGAGGGCGCGACGCCCGAGCAGCGCCAGCGGCTGACCGAGCACGGCTACGACGTTATCGTTGCCTCGTGA
- a CDS encoding carbohydrate ABC transporter permease produces MSTTSDVSSTPAGAAERRPRSGGSDSGQSSGGNSGRNPEAPENGRRPRSRRREILAALPWIGPALILIFGVVLYPAVVMFFNSTRDISQSGVDKGSVGFDNFVEVFSFPYFWPIFGRTIVWVVVVVAVTVLLSLGLAQILDKAFPGRRIVRLAVIIPWAASVVMTTMVVYYGLEPYFGIINKFLVDVGLVDTPEGYGWTRNPETAFAWSIVVAVFVSLPFTTYTILAGLATVPGDIVEAAKMDGAGPVRTYFGIVLPQLRGALSVAVLINIINVFNSLPILKVMTGSIPGYDADTIMTLIFKYIQNQHKIDVASALSVVAFLIVIVIVAVYVRVVKPMKEV; encoded by the coding sequence ATGAGCACCACGTCAGATGTGTCATCGACCCCGGCGGGGGCGGCCGAGCGCCGCCCCCGCTCCGGCGGGTCGGACTCCGGCCAGAGCTCCGGCGGGAACTCCGGCCGGAATCCCGAAGCCCCCGAGAACGGCCGACGGCCGCGCAGCCGGCGCCGCGAGATCCTCGCCGCCCTGCCCTGGATCGGCCCCGCCCTCATCCTCATCTTCGGCGTCGTGCTCTACCCGGCCGTCGTCATGTTCTTCAACTCCACGCGCGACATCTCGCAGTCGGGCGTCGACAAGGGTTCGGTCGGCTTCGACAACTTCGTCGAGGTCTTCTCGTTCCCCTACTTCTGGCCGATCTTCGGCCGCACCATCGTCTGGGTCGTCGTGGTCGTGGCGGTCACCGTGCTGCTCTCGCTCGGCCTCGCCCAGATCCTCGACAAGGCCTTCCCCGGTCGGCGCATCGTGCGCCTCGCCGTCATCATCCCGTGGGCGGCATCCGTCGTCATGACGACGATGGTCGTCTACTACGGCCTCGAGCCGTACTTCGGCATCATCAACAAGTTCCTCGTCGACGTCGGTCTCGTCGACACCCCAGAGGGCTACGGATGGACCCGCAATCCCGAGACGGCCTTCGCGTGGTCGATCGTCGTCGCCGTCTTCGTCTCGCTGCCGTTCACGACCTACACGATCCTCGCCGGGCTCGCGACCGTGCCGGGCGACATCGTCGAGGCCGCGAAGATGGACGGCGCCGGGCCCGTGCGCACCTACTTCGGCATCGTGCTGCCGCAACTGCGCGGCGCCCTCAGCGTCGCCGTGCTGATCAACATCATCAACGTGTTCAACTCGCTGCCGATCCTGAAGGTCATGACCGGCTCGATCCCCGGCTACGACGCCGACACGATCATGACGCTGATCTTCAAGTACATCCAGAACCAGCACAAGATCGACGTCGCGAGCGCGCTCTCGGTCGTCGCGTTCCTCATCGTGATCGTGATCGTCGCCGTGTACGTCAGGGTCGTCAAGCCCATGAAGGAGGTCTGA
- a CDS encoding extracellular solute-binding protein translates to MKKSLRFGSAVAIAAVASMTLASCGFGGGGDDDSASGATTIDLLVPSYSDATQGLWEDVIKGFEAENTDIDVKLEVQSWDNLETVIATKIQAGEAPDIYNGGPFAGFAADDLLYPAEDVVSPETYSDFQDSFLANAEVDGTAYALPLIASARALFVNNALLDQAGVEAPTNWDELLDAATKVSALGGGIAGYGMPLGSEEAQAEAAVWLWGGGGTFGDASTITIDDPSNLPGAEQIKKMIDAGATQADPGSTDRSPLMDIFIQGKIGMQVGLPPTVGQIEENNPDLDYSIVPIPTQDGSPITVGVMDQLMAFQNDGDKQDAITKFLDYYYTSDVYVPWVQAEGFLPVTKSGADALGGEEALKPFLDVLPDAQFYPSTNPGWSAADSAFKALFGQIQTKPAQDVLTEVQAQADAG, encoded by the coding sequence ATGAAGAAGTCACTGCGCTTCGGCTCGGCGGTCGCGATCGCCGCGGTCGCCTCGATGACACTCGCCTCGTGCGGCTTCGGCGGCGGCGGCGACGATGACAGCGCGTCGGGGGCGACCACCATCGACCTGCTCGTGCCCAGCTACTCCGATGCCACCCAGGGTCTCTGGGAGGACGTCATCAAGGGCTTCGAAGCCGAGAACACCGACATCGACGTCAAGCTCGAGGTCCAGTCGTGGGACAACCTCGAGACGGTCATCGCCACCAAGATCCAGGCCGGCGAGGCACCCGACATCTACAACGGCGGCCCGTTCGCCGGCTTCGCGGCCGACGACCTGCTCTACCCGGCCGAGGACGTCGTCTCGCCCGAGACCTACTCCGACTTCCAGGACTCGTTCCTCGCCAACGCCGAGGTCGACGGCACCGCCTACGCGCTGCCGCTCATCGCGTCGGCCCGTGCGCTGTTCGTGAACAACGCACTGCTCGACCAGGCCGGCGTCGAGGCCCCCACCAACTGGGACGAACTGCTCGACGCGGCCACGAAGGTCTCCGCGCTCGGCGGCGGCATCGCCGGTTACGGCATGCCCCTCGGCTCCGAGGAGGCGCAGGCCGAAGCGGCCGTGTGGCTCTGGGGCGGCGGCGGCACGTTCGGTGACGCGTCCACGATCACGATCGACGACCCGTCGAACCTGCCGGGCGCCGAGCAGATCAAGAAGATGATCGACGCCGGCGCGACGCAGGCCGACCCCGGCTCGACCGACCGCTCGCCGCTCATGGACATCTTCATCCAGGGCAAGATCGGCATGCAGGTGGGCCTCCCGCCGACCGTCGGCCAGATCGAGGAGAACAACCCCGACCTCGACTACTCGATCGTCCCGATCCCCACCCAGGACGGCAGCCCGATCACGGTCGGCGTCATGGACCAGCTCATGGCCTTCCAGAACGACGGCGACAAGCAGGACGCCATCACCAAGTTCCTCGACTACTACTACACGTCCGACGTGTACGTGCCGTGGGTGCAGGCCGAGGGCTTCCTGCCCGTCACGAAGTCCGGCGCCGACGCGCTCGGCGGCGAAGAGGCGCTGAAGCCGTTCCTCGACGTGCTGCCCGACGCGCAGTTCTACCCGAGCACCAACCCCGGATGGTCGGCTGCGGACTCCGCGTTCAAGGCGCTGTTCGGCCAGATCCAGACGAAGCCCGCGCAGGACGTCCTCACCGAGGTCCAGGCGCAGGCCGACGCCGGCTGA